The genomic interval AGAACAAAGGGTAACACTGCAAATGTACTCCCTTTTACCGAAGACATTGCAAAATGGATTAACGAAAATGCGAAATAATACACTGTAGTATTTTTAACACTCTTCAAAATGAGGTTAGCACTTGATTGCTAGCCTCTTGTTTTTGTGTGATGTGACTTTGGCAAGGTGCCTTGCTCACTTTATTAATCATTTTTATTTCAATGTCTCATCTCTTAATTTTTCCTAAAAATCAATGATTCAAATGACTCAACTTTATCTTTTATGATATTTATGAATGTCATGCATCGGCGTTACGCACGTTATCATCCATCTGCAATTTTGCGTTTTTAAATTTAAATATAAAGAAAAACAACATAAAATAAGTTATACATACTATTTTTGGTTATGTTAATATTTTAAATATAATATAACAAAGGGGTGATGGTGTGAAAAAGTTACGGTTGTTGCTTTTATTGTCTGTTGTATTCTTGCTCCTTATTCCTGTAGATGTGACTTACGCCAAAAAAGGAACACAAGTGCGCGTTCCAGATACAATTGCTGATTCTCACAGTAAATATACTGCGAAATATAAATCTGGTATTTACCACACTTGTACAGCTATTCTGATTTCATCAACTGCTGCAGTCACTGCTAAACATTGTGGAGGTAATCGACGCTTAAGATATGGTGGCACGATATATCCTGGTGCATCAGGATACAGTACACCTTTTGGTTACATGAATATTAGCGACTATATTCCAAATCCGAAGTATGATATTGCGGTTATAAAAGGCACTTTAAGGGATCAAGATAAATTTTACAGATACTATATTAGACCTTTCAAAACAAAAGTAACAGGTTATACATCGGAACAATTACAGAGATTTGTTGGTAAAGAAGGCTATTCCTATGGCTATCCAAACAGAGATAGTATTTATTATCAATACCGCAGTGATGGCAACATTACTTTCTCTCAAAAAACACCGCTCTATCTTCGTACAGAATTGCCAGCTTATGGAGGGCAATCTGGGTCTGGAGTATTCACCAAAGATAGTGATTTTATCGGGATTATCATCACAAGAACACCTACAGATTTCAAAGCCAATGTGCTCCCTTTTACTACAGATATTGCCAATTGGATCAATAAATACGCAAATTAAAAATTGTCCGCATCTTTAAAATACTGTATAACTCACGTTAAGAAGAGAGGCTAGCACACGATTTCTAACCTCTCTTTTGTATTATATTTTAACTGTAAAATTAACTTGGTTTCACCCACACCTCTACGCTCCATTGCAGTAACTCGCCTACCTTTTATTTCGATTTATGTCCAATACGATTGGTTGTGAGACAGTCTTTCACTTACAACATTGGACGAACTCTCTCCATTACAAATCTATTATTCAACTGCCACAAAATTACCTTTTAGTTCGTTGCTCAATGTCAGTTGTGAACGTTCATTCTGTCATCTTTTTTCAAAATCTCATTCTATTTATTTTTAAATATACACAAATATATTATCACATAAATAATACATACTATTAATTATTGTGTTAATATATTTAATATAATATAACAAAGGTGTGATAACATGAAAAAGTTACAATTACTTCTCTTATTGTCTTTAGCATGCACTATTCTTACGCCTGTCGATGCTGTTTACGCCAAAGAAGATGGAGTGACCTCAGATGCAGTTTCTAAGCCTCACCAAGACATTGTTCCAGACACGGTTAAAGACCCTCACAGTAAATATACGGCAAAATTCAAAATGAAAGATGGCCGCGTTTGTACAGCTATTTTAATTTCATCAACGGCCGCATTAACCGCTCGACATTGTGTAGGAAACACACGTAAAACAAATGTCGGGACGATATATCCTGGTGCTTCAGGATCGAGTACGCCTTTTGGTTATATGAATATTAGTGAATACATTCCAAATCCAGATCTAGATCCATTTAAAAAGTACGACATAGCGATATTAAAAGGAACCGAAAGAGACCAAGATAAATTCTACAAATATTACATTAAAAAATTCAAAACGTCTCTTAGAGGTTATACAGATGACCAATTTAAGAAATTCGTCGGCAAAGAAGTATACTCTTATGGCTATCCTTACAAAGGAAGCGATTTTTATCAATACCGGAGTGATGGTTCAATTACTAGTTATATTGAAACCTTCAAATATCTCTATACGGATATGCCAGCATTTGTAGGTCAATCAGGATCTGGTGTCTTTACAAAAAATGGTGATTTTATTGGGCTCATTATCGAAAGTACAACACAAAAACATGAGGCAGTTGTACTCCCTTTTACTCAAGAAATTGCAGACTGGGTAAACAAGAACGCAAATTAGTTTCTTACTGTGTCGTATATTTCTTAACTCCCTTTATCACTCATACCAAAAAGAAGAGGCTAACACGGTTTCCAGTCTCTTCTTTTAGTATGGTTCTATGGTTCGACTGTAAAATGAACTTAACGTTATTCTCTACATATATTCTTTTCATCATTACAGAAATTTGCTCATTTTTTGAACAAGTGGATGCTCTTTCTACAAATCCATTATTCAACTGCCACAATTTTATTTTTCAAATTATTACACAAGTACAGTCACAAGCGCTCTGTCTCTTATCATTTATTCGAAATTTTAGCTCTCCCATTCAAATCCGAACGTTAATCTTATTGCATAAATTATAAATACTATTTTAAATTATGTTAATATATAAAGTATAATATAATAAAGGTGTGGTGACATGAAAAGATTACAATTATTGCTCTTATTGTCTTTAGCATGCTTTCTCCTTATGCCTAATAATGCCGCCTATGCCAAAGGAACACAAGTGCTCGTTCCAGATACAGTTAGAGACACACGAAGTAAGTATACTGCAAAATATGTATCCGGTATCGGCCACACTTGTACGGCCATTCTGATTTCATCAACTGCCGCAGTCACTGCTAAACATTGCGGAGGGACAAAACCCATAACACCTGCCGGGACGATATATCCAGGTGCATCAGGACCAGATACACCTTTTGGTTATATGAATATTAGATATTACTTTCCTCATCCAACGCAAGATATTGCAGTAATTAAAGGGATTTTAAGGGACCAAAGTAAAGCCTATCAATACTATATTAGACCATTTAGTACAAAAGTTACTGGTTATACAAATGAGCAATTAGAGGGCTTCAAAGATAGCGAAATCTATTCTTATGGCTATCCATACAGAGATGGTGTTTTTAAGCAATACCGCAGTGATGGCAAAATCACTTCTTACAGCAAATATCTTCCTCTACTTAGTACGGATATGCCTGCATATAAAGGTCAGTCAGGGTCTGGCGTCTTCATAAAAAATGGCAATTTTCTTGGAATTATCGTCTCAGCAACAAATGAAGACGAAGCAAATGTACTCCCATTTACTGAAGATATTGCAAATTGGATTAACGAAAAAGCGAGTTAGGAACTTTACTGTAGTCATATAATTTCCTTAAGATTATCCTCATACCAAAAACAAGAGGTTGGTATATAGTTTCCAGCCTCTTCATTATGCTGTGATTTAACTGTAACGTGAACTTAAACGCCATACTTTTATTTTTCTTCATTACCGATTTTTTCATATCCAATTTTAACCGAGAGTTTTCTGCACTTCTCCTACAACCCCATCATTCAACTGACGCCATTTTCTTCTTATATTCCACTATTGGATATCATACATCGATAACTCATTCGTTATAGCTCATTCTAGGCTTTTACTCCAAAAATATTTTATATATTTTTATAAACTTTAAATATATTATGATAAAATATAAATATATTATACCAAAGGGGTGCTCATATGAAAAAATTACGATTGGTACTATTAATGTCTCTAGCTTGCTTTCTACTTATCCCTTTCAACACTACTTACGCCAAGGGTACACAAGTCCTCGTTCCAGATACAGTAAAAGACACTCACAGTAAATATACTGCAAAATACGAATCTGGTATACGTCGCGTTTGTACAGCCATCCTCATTTCATCAACTGCTGCAGTCACTGCTAAACATTGTGGGGGAACTCAACGCTTGTCACCTGCTGGCACAATATATCCAGGTGCATCAGGACGAAATATGCCTTTTGGTTATATGAATATTCGATACTACATTCCACATCCAACCCAAGATATTGCAGTAATCAAAGGAATTTTAAGAGATCAAAGTAAAGCCTATCAATACTATATTAGACCATTCAAAACTACAGTGACAGGATATTCAGATAAAGTTTTTAAAAGTTTCGTTAATACTGATGTCTATTCTTATGGCTATCCATACAGAGATGGTGTTTTTAGACAATACCGCAGTGATGGCATTATTAAATTTTATGTTCAACCTCCTCTTCTTGTTACGGATATGCCTGCTTTTGGCGGGCAATCGGGGTCGGGCGTCTTCAAGAAAGATGGACAATTTGTCGGAATTATCATTGGAAGGAGAGGAGATGGCGAAGCAAACGTACTTCCTTTTACTACAGAAATTGCGAAATGGATTAACGAAAACGCGAATTAAGGTTGCTGTAATCGTATAATCTTCCTATCTTTATCACTCACGCCAAAGAGGCTGGTACATTGATATCCTCCCTCCAAAGTGGACATTGAAAAAATGAAAACTTTGGAGGGAGTTTTTATGCCTTTTATTAAAAAACTTAATGTCAATCAATATCTTCATATTTTTGAAGCTTATGAAAAAGGATATTCATTTCAACTCATTATTAACTCTTTAAATATTGATATTAATGCACAAACCATAGCTTCACAGGATTGTTATTTCATAAAATTTTAAAGTTATTCTTTTAATATATTAAATAACCAAATATTAAAGGAGTGATAACATGAAAAAATTACGATTGATACTATTACTGTCACTAGCATGCTTTATCCTTCTCCCTATCGATGCTACTTACGCCAAAAAAGGGACGCAGGTACTCGTTCCAGATACAGTTAAAGATCCTCACAGCAAATATACTGCTAAATACGAGTCTGCGGACCACTCACATTGTACGGCCATACTCATTTCGTCAACTGTCGCATTAACTGCTAAACATTGCGGCGGGGATCACCCTACAACATATAATGGCAGAATTTATCCAGGAGGGTCAGGGTTGAGTACGCCTTTTGGTTATATGAATATTAGTAGCTATATTCCAAACCCGGACTATGATATTGCGATACTGAAGGGGACTGAAAAAGACCAAAGTAGAGCCTATCATTACTATATTAAACCATTCAAGACACCTGTTAGAGCTTTCAGTGATCAAGAATTATACGGTATCATGGGGCTTGACGTATACTCGTATGGTTACCCTTACAAGTTTAGTGGTTATAAGCAATACCGCAGCGATGGTAGCATTTATTATTATTATAAAGATGTCGCTTTTGTTCATACATCATTGCCTACTTATGAAGGGCAATCGGGATCTGGTGCTTTCTTAAAAGATGGTAAATTTGTCGGTATCATTATCACAAGAACAGAAAAATTTGAAGGTAATTTCCTCCCTTTTACCCAACAAATCGCGGACTGGGTTAACAAAAACGCAAATTAACACCTTATCGTTTCACTTATTCCTAAACACTCATGCCAAAAAAGAGGCTGGCGCACCATCTCCAGCCTCTTCCTTAATATTTTGAACTATCAAATAAGACAATGTGCCATGCTATTTCACGCATAGAAAACATGTATGCATTGTTTCGGATAACGGGAGGCGTTGAGGTCTTCTTTTCATCTATTTTCACCACACATTATATCGTTCAACTATATAGTTTAATGATATAGTCGGACTGCATATCTGTCATACAGCCAAAAAAGAGGCATTGAACACTGTCATCTGTAAATGAACCCAGACAATTGTTCAACACCTATAGATATAAGAATCTGTATTATTTTTTAACTGGAATGCTGTCTGTAATATCGATACCTAACACGAACGGCATGATAAAGTACACGACAACAATAATTACAACGATACTGATCAAGTTCATGACAAACCCTTTGACTGCCATTTCTTTAATTTGAATTTTACCTGTACCAAAGACAATCGCGTTCGGTGGTGTCCCTACCGGCAACATGTACGCACAGTTGGCCGCCATCGCTGCAGGTGCCATTAACAGTAATGGGTGCACGTCAATCGCAACAGAGAGTGTCGCTAATATCGGTAAAATCATTGTAGCTGTCGCTGTATTGGATGTGATTTCCGTTAAGAACAAGATAAACACTGTAATCACAAGGACAATAATCATCGGGCTGACCCCTTTTAACAATGTCAGCTGTTCACCGAGCCACGCCGCGAGTCCACTTTGTTGGATCCCTTTGGCTAATGCTAAACCGCCACCAAATAGAATTAATACGCCCCACGGTAATTCTTTTGCGACAGACCAATCTAAAATACGCTTATGTTGGTGTTTCGCTGGAATTAAAAATAGTAAAATGGACACGAACATCGCAATCGTACCATCTGCCACGAGTTCTGTGAAAGCCCATTTGGATAATAAAAATTCACGTGAAATCCATAAAAAGCTCGCTAATAAAAAGACGACGAATACGACTTTTTCTTCATATTTGATTTTACCTAAAGCGTCCAATTTGTCTTTAATGACTTTTTGACCACCTGGCAATGTTTTCATGTCATGACGGAACGCTACAAATTTGAAGTAAAGCCACGCTAAAAATAGAAGTAACATGACTGTAGGTACGCCAACAATCATCCATTTCGCAAAGCTGAGTTCGCCACCAAAGTTTGTCGCATATTGCCCTTTTAAAATAATTAACGGCGGTGTTCCAATAAGAGTGCCCAACCCTCCAATTGTGCCGGCATAACCGATACCAAGCACAAGTGAGCGTTCAAATTTTTGAATACTTTCATCACTATCTGCTTCTGTTTTCAATGCATTGGCTTCTTTAATAATGGCCAAACCAATCGGAATCATAATCATTACCGCAGCTGTGTTCGATACAAACATCGATAAACCACCTGTTGCGACCATGAAACCAAGTAAAATACGCCCTGTACTTGTACCAATACTGCTAATAATCGTGAGCGCAATGCGTGTATGTAAGTCCCAACGTTCCATCGCAATGGCTAGAATAAAACCACCTAAGAAAAGATAAATAATATCATTCCCATATTGTGCGGACACGGTTGCACTGTTCATGACGTGTCCTAACGGCAACAGCACGAGTGGCAATAAACTTGTCGCAGGAATTGGAATGGCCTCTGTAATCCACCAAATCGCAATCCAAGCTGTAATCGCGAGGACGTAAACCCCTTTGAAAGATAAATCATCCGGTC from Staphylococcus sp. MI 10-1553 carries:
- a CDS encoding trypsin-like serine peptidase, whose product is MKKLRLLLLLSVVFLLLIPVDVTYAKKGTQVRVPDTIADSHSKYTAKYKSGIYHTCTAILISSTAAVTAKHCGGNRRLRYGGTIYPGASGYSTPFGYMNISDYIPNPKYDIAVIKGTLRDQDKFYRYYIRPFKTKVTGYTSEQLQRFVGKEGYSYGYPNRDSIYYQYRSDGNITFSQKTPLYLRTELPAYGGQSGSGVFTKDSDFIGIIITRTPTDFKANVLPFTTDIANWINKYAN
- a CDS encoding trypsin-like serine peptidase produces the protein MKKLQLLLLLSLACTILTPVDAVYAKEDGVTSDAVSKPHQDIVPDTVKDPHSKYTAKFKMKDGRVCTAILISSTAALTARHCVGNTRKTNVGTIYPGASGSSTPFGYMNISEYIPNPDLDPFKKYDIAILKGTERDQDKFYKYYIKKFKTSLRGYTDDQFKKFVGKEVYSYGYPYKGSDFYQYRSDGSITSYIETFKYLYTDMPAFVGQSGSGVFTKNGDFIGLIIESTTQKHEAVVLPFTQEIADWVNKNAN
- a CDS encoding trypsin-like serine peptidase → MKRLQLLLLLSLACFLLMPNNAAYAKGTQVLVPDTVRDTRSKYTAKYVSGIGHTCTAILISSTAAVTAKHCGGTKPITPAGTIYPGASGPDTPFGYMNIRYYFPHPTQDIAVIKGILRDQSKAYQYYIRPFSTKVTGYTNEQLEGFKDSEIYSYGYPYRDGVFKQYRSDGKITSYSKYLPLLSTDMPAYKGQSGSGVFIKNGNFLGIIVSATNEDEANVLPFTEDIANWINEKAS
- a CDS encoding trypsin-like serine peptidase — encoded protein: MKKLRLILLLSLACFILLPIDATYAKKGTQVLVPDTVKDPHSKYTAKYESADHSHCTAILISSTVALTAKHCGGDHPTTYNGRIYPGGSGLSTPFGYMNISSYIPNPDYDIAILKGTEKDQSRAYHYYIKPFKTPVRAFSDQELYGIMGLDVYSYGYPYKFSGYKQYRSDGSIYYYYKDVAFVHTSLPTYEGQSGSGAFLKDGKFVGIIITRTEKFEGNFLPFTQQIADWVNKNAN
- a CDS encoding SLC13 family permease, with translation MNNPNESRLLTFFTDKKKDPSYTLAQAIGLVLGPLLFALILLFVRPDDLSFKGVYVLAITAWIAIWWITEAIPIPATSLLPLVLLPLGHVMNSATVSAQYGNDIIYLFLGGFILAIAMERWDLHTRIALTIISSIGTSTGRILLGFMVATGGLSMFVSNTAAVMIMIPIGLAIIKEANALKTEADSDESIQKFERSLVLGIGYAGTIGGLGTLIGTPPLIILKGQYATNFGGELSFAKWMIVGVPTVMLLLFLAWLYFKFVAFRHDMKTLPGGQKVIKDKLDALGKIKYEEKVVFVVFLLASFLWISREFLLSKWAFTELVADGTIAMFVSILLFLIPAKHQHKRILDWSVAKELPWGVLILFGGGLALAKGIQQSGLAAWLGEQLTLLKGVSPMIIVLVITVFILFLTEITSNTATATMILPILATLSVAIDVHPLLLMAPAAMAANCAYMLPVGTPPNAIVFGTGKIQIKEMAVKGFVMNLISIVVIIVVVYFIMPFVLGIDITDSIPVKK